The following coding sequences lie in one Rutidosis leptorrhynchoides isolate AG116_Rl617_1_P2 chromosome 6, CSIRO_AGI_Rlap_v1, whole genome shotgun sequence genomic window:
- the LOC139852488 gene encoding zinc transporter ZTP29 isoform X1, producing MDSEVLVALSLSMVGGLSTSLGALFVIMTKAPNLKMLGLLQACTTFSLLKVMLFYYFNSKFISKFNIIFHLVFSKILLLMLQGFAAGLMLSISFFDLAHNAINSIGFLKGNLWFFGGVIFFAFIANFIPEPSLAPTADAKNKKKQGDEGGKDVMKKHRRQVLFSGIITAVGISLHNFPEGMAVFLGSLKGLRVGLNLALAIALHNIPEGVAVALPVYFATQSKWQAFKLATVSGLAEPLGVIIVAYLFPKSLDSEILEGLLGAVGGVMAFLTLHEMLPLAFDYAGQKQAVKAVFFGMAFMSASLYFLEISLPSDVGL from the exons ATGGATTCAGAAGTATTGGTTGCACTTTCTCTCTCAATGGTTGGTGGATTAAGTACATCTTTAG GTGCACTTTTTGTGATCATGACTAAAGCTCCAAACTTGAAAATGCTTGGACTTTTACAGGCATGTACAACATTTTCATTACTGAAAGTCATGCTATTTTATTATTTTAACAGCAAATTTATATCAAAATTCAACATAATCTTTCATCTGGTTTTCTCTAAGATTTTATTACTTATGTTGCAGGGTTTTGCTGCTGGCCTTATGCTAAGCATATCTTTCTTTGATCTGGCCCATAACGCTATAAATTCCATTGGATTCCTAAAAGGCAATCTGTGG TTCTTTGGAGGAGTCATTTTCTTTGCCTTCATTGCTAATTTCATTCCAGAACCCTCACTTGCTCCCACAGCAGatgcgaaaaataaaaag AAACAAGGAGATGAAGGGGGCAAAGATGTGATGAAAAAGCATCGTCGTCAAGTATTATTTAGCGGAATCATCACAGCAGTag GAATAAGCTTGCACAATTTTCCTGAAGGAATGGCTGTTTTTCTTGGATCACTCAAG GGTCTACGTGTTGGCCTTAACTTGGCTTTAGCCATCGCTTTGCACAATATTCCAGAG GGTGTTGCTGTTGCACTTCCTGTTTATTTTGCTACACAAAG CAAATGGCAGGCATTTAAGCTAGCAACCGTTTCTGGGCTTGCTGAACCTTTAGGTGTCATTATTGTCG CCTATCTCTTCCCAAAAAGCCTAGACTCAGAGATTCTCGAGGGCTTGCTCGGAGCAG TTGGTGGGGTTATGGCGTTTTTAACGCTACATGAAATGTTGCCGTTAGCGTTTGATTATGCTGGACAGAAACAAGCAGTTAAAGCAGTCTTCTTTGGAATGGCCTTTATGTCTGCTAG CTTGTACTTTCTAGAAATCAGCTTACCTTCGGACGTGGGCTTGTAA
- the LOC139852488 gene encoding zinc transporter ZTP29 isoform X2, whose translation MDSEVLVALSLSMVGGLSTSLGALFVIMTKAPNLKMLGLLQGFAAGLMLSISFFDLAHNAINSIGFLKGNLWFFGGVIFFAFIANFIPEPSLAPTADAKNKKKQGDEGGKDVMKKHRRQVLFSGIITAVGISLHNFPEGMAVFLGSLKGLRVGLNLALAIALHNIPEGVAVALPVYFATQSKWQAFKLATVSGLAEPLGVIIVAYLFPKSLDSEILEGLLGAVGGVMAFLTLHEMLPLAFDYAGQKQAVKAVFFGMAFMSASLYFLEISLPSDVGL comes from the exons ATGGATTCAGAAGTATTGGTTGCACTTTCTCTCTCAATGGTTGGTGGATTAAGTACATCTTTAG GTGCACTTTTTGTGATCATGACTAAAGCTCCAAACTTGAAAATGCTTGGACTTTTACAG GGTTTTGCTGCTGGCCTTATGCTAAGCATATCTTTCTTTGATCTGGCCCATAACGCTATAAATTCCATTGGATTCCTAAAAGGCAATCTGTGG TTCTTTGGAGGAGTCATTTTCTTTGCCTTCATTGCTAATTTCATTCCAGAACCCTCACTTGCTCCCACAGCAGatgcgaaaaataaaaag AAACAAGGAGATGAAGGGGGCAAAGATGTGATGAAAAAGCATCGTCGTCAAGTATTATTTAGCGGAATCATCACAGCAGTag GAATAAGCTTGCACAATTTTCCTGAAGGAATGGCTGTTTTTCTTGGATCACTCAAG GGTCTACGTGTTGGCCTTAACTTGGCTTTAGCCATCGCTTTGCACAATATTCCAGAG GGTGTTGCTGTTGCACTTCCTGTTTATTTTGCTACACAAAG CAAATGGCAGGCATTTAAGCTAGCAACCGTTTCTGGGCTTGCTGAACCTTTAGGTGTCATTATTGTCG CCTATCTCTTCCCAAAAAGCCTAGACTCAGAGATTCTCGAGGGCTTGCTCGGAGCAG TTGGTGGGGTTATGGCGTTTTTAACGCTACATGAAATGTTGCCGTTAGCGTTTGATTATGCTGGACAGAAACAAGCAGTTAAAGCAGTCTTCTTTGGAATGGCCTTTATGTCTGCTAG CTTGTACTTTCTAGAAATCAGCTTACCTTCGGACGTGGGCTTGTAA